The following are encoded together in the Ovis canadensis isolate MfBH-ARS-UI-01 breed Bighorn chromosome 2, ARS-UI_OviCan_v2, whole genome shotgun sequence genome:
- the LOC138433660 gene encoding clusterin, producing the protein MKTLLLLVGLLLSWESGRAISDKELQEMSTEGSKYVNKEIKNALKEVKQIKTQIEQTNEERKLLLSSLEEAKKKKEDALNDTRDSENKLKASQGVCNETMTALWEECKPCLKQTCMKFYARVCRSGSGLVGHQLEEFLNQSSPFYFWINGDRIDSLMENDREQSHVMDVMEDSFTRASSIMDELFQDRFFPRRPQDTQYYSPFSSFPRGSLFFNPKSRFARNVMPFPLLEPLNFHDVFQPFYDMIRQAQQAMDAHLQRTPYHFPVTEFTENNDRTVCKEIRHNSTGCLRMKDQCEKCQEILEVDCSASSPTQTLLRQQLNTSLQLAEKFSRLYDQLLQSYQQKMLDTSTLLKQLNEQFTWVSQLANLTQSDDQYYLQVFTVNSHSSDPSIPSGLTKVVVKLFNSFPITVTVPQEVSSPNFMENVAEKALQQYRRKSHEE; encoded by the exons ATGAAGACTCTACTGCTCTTGGTGGGGCTGCTGCTCAGCTGGGAGAGTGGCCGGGCAATCTCGGACAAAGAGCTCCAGG AAATGTCCACTGAGGGGAGTAAGTACgtgaataaagaaattaaaaatgcccTCAAGGAGGTGAAACAGATAAAGACCCAAATAGAACAAACCAATGAAGAGCGCAAATTACTGCTCAGTTCCCTAGAGGAAgccaagaagaagaaagag GATGCCCTGAATGACACCAGGGATTCTGAAAACAAGCTGAAGGCGTCCCAGGGGGTGTGCAATGAGACCATGACGGCCCTCTGGGAGGAATGTAAGCCCTGCCTGAAGCAGACCTGCATGAAGTTCTACGCGCGGGTGTGCAGAAGCGGCTCGGGACTCGTTGGCCACCAG CTCGAGGAGTTCCTAAACCAGAGCTCCCCCTTCTACTTCTGGATCAACGGTGACCGCATCGATTCCCTGATGGAGAATGATCGGGAGCAGAGCCATGTGATGGACGTCATGGAGGACAGCTTCACCCGGGCGTCCAGCATCATGGACGAGCTCTTCCAGGACCGGTTCTTCCCCCGGAGGCCCCAGGACACTCAATACTACTCCCCCTTCAGCTCGTTCCCAAGGGGGTCACTCTTCTTCAATCCCAAGTCCCGCTTTGCCCGGAACGTGATGCCTTTCCCCTTGTTGGAACCCCTCAACTTCCACGATGTGTTTCAGCCCTTCTACGACATGATCCGCCAGGCCCAGCAGGCCATGGACGCCCACCTGCAGAGGACTCCCTACCACTTCCCCGTGACGGAATTCACAG AAAACAACGACCGCACTGTGTGTAAGGAGATCCGCCACAACTCCACGGGATGCCTGCGGATGAAGGACCAGTGTGAGAAGTGCCAGGAGATCCTGGAAGTGG ACTGTTCGGCCAGCAGCCCGACTCAGACGCTGCTGCGCCAGCAGCTGAACACGTCCCTGCAGCTGGCGGAGAAGTTCAGCAGGCTGTACGACCAGCTGCTCCAGTCCTACCAGCAGAAGATGCTCGACACGTCGACCCTGCTCAAGCAGCTGAACGAGCAGTTCACCTGGGTGTCCCAGCTGGCCAACCTCACGCAGAGCGATGACCAGTACTACCTGCAGGTCTTCACG gTGAATTCCCACAGCTCCGATCCCAGCATCCCATCTGGCCTCACCAAGGTGGTTGTGAAACTCTTCAACTCCTTCCCCATCACAGTGACGGTCCCGCAGGAAGTCTCCAGTCCTAACTTCATGGAGAATGTGGCGGAGAAAGCGCTGCAGCAATACCGCCGGAAGAGCCA TGAGGAGTGA